TTTTTGTCCCTCAACAACAGCCTGGTTATAAAGGTTGACAACTTTTTCGCCGTCGATCACAACTGCATCAGTACCCTGATAGGCTTGTAACACTTCTAAAAGGGACATTTGACCATCCTTAATGACTAGATTCACTGTTGCTTTCAGATCGTCTACCATTTTCGCATAATTGCTACCTGGAGTCAGATATTTGCTAACTTCGGTGAGAGCCAGTTTCCCGTAATATGAGTTAAGCAAATCATTCAATACATTAGGAGCAACATCCACTTTTTTGCTCAAAACTTCGCGAAAACCGCTGATTTGATTTGGGGTTGCTTTGGCAATTTGAAAAAGCGATCGCAATTGATTAGAAACTTGACCAGTATTTGCAAAGGTTACAAGCTCAGGAATTGTAACCGATACATCAACCGCGCCGTATTTAACTTTAATTGCGTCTATCGCAACTGCACTACTGCTAAAAACTAACAAACTAGCGCTTGCAGCTAACAGAACTGCCATTCCTACGGCTAGACTTTTTGAGATCCGCTTACTGACAACACGGTATAGTTTACGAACGCTCTGAAACCACCCTAGTCCAAACAGAAATTTCATTTGCTTCTCCCTTAGATATTGAGTGAAAATAGTTCTGCCACCAACCCGGCGCTAAAAGTTAAATCAGTAGGGCGCGCCGGGAGTTGTACAGAGATAGCCTGATTTTACCGACTTTTCTCTCTTTGCACAATCACCCTCTTCCGATCATTCTACCTTTGAAATGCGTAAGTGCTCTAGAACTTTTCTACTGCACCCCATATAACTTTACAAAACATCCTTCTGCATTCCCCCCTCAACCAGTTGTTGAACTGTCATATATCGCGACTCATCCTTTCCAACAATTGGCGGACGATCGCAGCGTCCTCAGCGTGGGGAATGTTTGTCAAATACATTTCTAAGTCTTGGCGGGATTCTTGCCAACGACCGAATTGATAATAGAGAATTCCCCGATCTCGCCTTTCACCTGCTGCATCTGGAAACAGCAGTAGAATTCGCTCGATCGCGGCTAAGGCTCTAATTCGATCGCCTTGATTTAGATAAATAGCTTTAAGATTGCTTAACATCCGCGCTAATATTTGCCTGCGGCTAACTGGTGCTAGAAATGCGGGTTGCAATTCTACTGGTTGACCATAAATTTGAGAAAGTCGATTTTTACAGTCTTCTGGAAATAATATTTCTCCTTGATTGAAGGCATCGACATAGATACCTACATCCTCGAAATCGGGGCGAATTAAAAAATGTCCAGGCATTCCAATTCCAATCATGGGAAAGTCAATTCGTTGGGCTATTTCTAAATAAACTAAAGATAATGT
The Kamptonema formosum PCC 6407 genome window above contains:
- a CDS encoding alpha/beta hydrolase — translated: MKFLFGLGWFQSVRKLYRVVSKRISKSLAVGMAVLLAASASLLVFSSSAVAIDAIKVKYGAVDVSVTIPELVTFANTGQVSNQLRSLFQIAKATPNQISGFREVLSKKVDVAPNVLNDLLNSYYGKLALTEVSKYLTPGSNYAKMVDDLKATVNLVIKDGQMSLLEVLQAYQGTDAVVIDGEKVVNLYNQAVVEGQKVLTFLRNSPEVQKTICKTA
- a CDS encoding SirB1 family protein; this translates as MNESRSRKLFEQEINHLDQQINLAKAALYIAQEEDSDIYPDEYLNALDTMAAEVKERLPRQLYPLRIIQTINRYLYEDLKFSGNTADYYDPRNSFLNHVIDSRTGIPITLSLVYLEIAQRIDFPMIGIGMPGHFLIRPDFEDVGIYVDAFNQGEILFPEDCKNRLSQIYGQPVELQPAFLAPVSRRQILARMLSNLKAIYLNQGDRIRALAAIERILLLFPDAAGERRDRGILYYQFGRWQESRQDLEMYLTNIPHAEDAAIVRQLLERMSRDI